The following are encoded together in the Lathyrus oleraceus cultivar Zhongwan6 chromosome 3, CAAS_Psat_ZW6_1.0, whole genome shotgun sequence genome:
- the LOC127128115 gene encoding transcription factor GTE8 isoform X2, giving the protein MANNRVPGGYFGNPLDTVGESEGSGTSGQIDTEITVSEDSGAPARKSISLNSSRRGAFGASIHVVPLSKLSSIERKGLAQRLRSELEHLRQLQKRIEIQRSNGVTLSSSSDILSCSNGNTITRHHQVENSRKKLKQLGKSNKPRGWNRGSSGKFETPLKTCLPSTANSLLIKDCDSLLSRLMSHQYGWVFNTPVDAVKLNLPDYFTIIKHPMDLGTIKSKIDAGAYSDPLEFAGDVRLTFSNAMTYNPPGNDVHIMADTLRKYFEMRWKTIEKKLSKTDALPLPTKPTPSQDMKTTRAMPSSKKRKIVSLPPQPEVITPAKKVMLDQEKHNLGRHLESLLGEIPVHIIDFLKQHSSNGRDCGEDEIEIDIDVLGDDTLFTLRKLLDDFLHEKQNNKENVEVCEIEVLNDSGPSNSSLQPFKDSDSSSSSDSESDDAKASPANGAKVPEIMGSKALLEDKIRAADILERNQSVSGLDQVEDNSQDKRSPSDSDFQQDGDSGPSERQVSPDKLYRVAILKNRFVDTILKAREKTLTQGEKGDPEKLRLEREKMEMEQRKEKARLQAEAIAAEDARKQVEAEAAAEARRKVELDREAARQALTQMEKTVEINENSRFLEDLERLRAVPAEQLPSSVDETSPDRPQDGLGSFKFGSSNPLEQLGLYMKVDDEEEEGEPPSIPNTVNDVEEGEIG; this is encoded by the exons ATGGCAAATAATAGGGTCCCTGGAGGTTATTTTGGTAATCCTCTTGATACAGTTGGTGAATCGGAGGGGTCAGGAACATCAGGCCAAATAGACACTGAAATTACGGTATCCGAAGACTCCGGTGCACCGGCAAGGAAATCTATTAGTTTGAACTCAAGCCGCCGCGGTGCGTTTGGTGCTTCCATCCATGTTGTTCCCTTGTCAAAATTGTCATCAATTGAAAGAAAAGGTCTGGCGCAACGTCTGAGATCTGAGCTTGAACATCTTCGGCAGCTTCAGAAGAGAATTGAGATACAGAGATCGAATGGTGTTACGCTGTCGTCTTCTAGTGATATTCTTAGTTGTAGTAATGGAAACACCATTACCAGACATCATCAAGTGGAAAACTCTAGGAAAAAATTGAAACAATTGGGTAAGAGTAATAAGCCGCGCGGATGGAATCGGGGATCTTCTGGAAAATTTGAGACTCCCTTGAAGACTTGTTTGCCAAGCACTGCGAATTCTTTGTTAATAAAAGATTGTGATTCACTGTTGTCACGGCTAATGAGTCACCAGTATGGTTGGGTTTTCAACACCCCTGTGGATGCGGTGAAGTTGAACCTTCCTGATTATTTCACTATCATTAAGCATCCTATGGATTTGGGAACAATAAAAAGCAAGATTGATGCAGGAGCATACTCAGATCCTTTGGAATTTGCCGGTGATGTGAGGCTTACGTTTTCGAATGCAATGACCTATAATCCACCCGGCAACGATGTCCATATCATGGCTGATACCCTCCGTAAATATTTTGAAATGAGATGGAAGACAATAGAGAAGAAACTGTCCAAAACTGATGCTCTTCCATTGCCTACAAAGCCAACCCCTAGTCAAGATATGAAAACTACTAGAGCAATGCCTTCTTCCAAAAAGAGGAAAATTGTCTCTTTGCCCCCTCAACCTGAAGTTATCACACCTGCTAAGAAGGTTATGTTGGATCAAGAGAAGCACAATCTAGGTCGACATTTGGAGTCTTTGCTTGGGGAAATACCTGTCCATATCATTGATTTCTTGAAACAACATAGTTCAAATGGAAGAGACTGTGGAGAGGATGAGATTGAGATTGATATTGATGTTCTCGGCGATGATACACTATTCACATTACGCAAGCTTTTGGATGACTTTTTGCATGAGAAGCAAAATAACAAAGAAAATGTTGAAGTGTGTGAAATAGAG GTGTTGAATGATTCTGGACCTAGCAATTCCTCATTGCAACCATTTAAAG ATTCAGACTCTAGTAGTTCTTCTGATAGTGAATCCGATGATGCTAAAGCAAGCCCAGCAAATGGAGCAAAG GTACCAGAAATTATGGGTTCAAAAGCTCTGTTGGAGGATAAGATCAGGGCTGCTGATATTCTTGAAAGAAATC AATCTGTCAGTGGCTTAGATCAAGTTGAGGATAATTCTCAGGACAAACGGAGTCCTTCTGACTCTGATTTCCAGCAAGATG GGGACAGTGGTCCTTCTGAGAGGCAGGTCTCCCCTGATAAACTTTATCGAGTTGCAATATTGAAGAATCGATTTGTTGATACTATCTTGAAAGCTCGAGAAAAGACACTCACACAA GGAGAAAAGGGAGATCCTGAGAAGTTGCGCCTGGAAAGGGAGAAAATGGAGATGGAGCAAAGGAAAG AAAAGGCAAGGCTCCAAGCAGAAGCAATAGCGGCTGAAGATGCTCGAAAGCAGGTGGAAGCGGAAGCTGCTGCTGAAGCCAGACGAAAGGTAGAGCTCGACAGGGAAGCTGCACGACAAGCTTTGACACAG ATGGAGAAGACTGTTGAAATCAATGAGAATTCTCGTTTTCTCGAAGATTTGGAAAGGCTTAGAGCTGTACCTGCAGAGCAATTACCCAGTTCTGTAGACGAGACAAGTCCTGATCGCCCTCAGGATGGCTTGGGCAGTTTCAAGTTTGGTAGTAGTAATCCCTTGGAACAACTAGGGTTATATATGAAAGTTGACGATGAAGAGGAGGAGGGAGAGCCACCGTCAATTCCAAATACTGTAAATGATGTAGAAGAGGGTGAGATTGGTTAG
- the LOC127128115 gene encoding transcription factor GTE9 isoform X1, with product MANNRVPGGYFGNPLDTVGESEGSGTSGQIDTEITVSEDSGAPARKSISLNSSRRGAFGASIHVVPLSKLSSIERKGLAQRLRSELEHLRQLQKRIEIQRSNGVTLSSSSDILSCSNGNTITRHHQVENSRKKLKQLGKSNKPRGWNRGSSGKFETPLKTCLPSTANSLLIKDCDSLLSRLMSHQYGWVFNTPVDAVKLNLPDYFTIIKHPMDLGTIKSKIDAGAYSDPLEFAGDVRLTFSNAMTYNPPGNDVHIMADTLRKYFEMRWKTIEKKLSKTDALPLPTKPTPSQDMKTTRAMPSSKKRKIVSLPPQPEVITPAKKVMLDQEKHNLGRHLESLLGEIPVHIIDFLKQHSSNGRDCGEDEIEIDIDVLGDDTLFTLRKLLDDFLHEKQNNKENVEVCEIEVLNDSGPSNSSLQPFKGNGMADEEVDIGGNEPPVSSCPLVKDEKDIGGNEPPVSSDPNVKVENEISVNDPPVSSNPDMKVEKDLDGSEPPVSNHPDVKVEKDTTCRENKCLSPGHSDDSDSSSSSDSESDDAKASPANGAKVPEIMGSKALLEDKIRAADILERNQSVSGLDQVEDNSQDKRSPSDSDFQQDGDSGPSERQVSPDKLYRVAILKNRFVDTILKAREKTLTQGEKGDPEKLRLEREKMEMEQRKEKARLQAEAIAAEDARKQVEAEAAAEARRKVELDREAARQALTQMEKTVEINENSRFLEDLERLRAVPAEQLPSSVDETSPDRPQDGLGSFKFGSSNPLEQLGLYMKVDDEEEEGEPPSIPNTVNDVEEGEIG from the exons ATGGCAAATAATAGGGTCCCTGGAGGTTATTTTGGTAATCCTCTTGATACAGTTGGTGAATCGGAGGGGTCAGGAACATCAGGCCAAATAGACACTGAAATTACGGTATCCGAAGACTCCGGTGCACCGGCAAGGAAATCTATTAGTTTGAACTCAAGCCGCCGCGGTGCGTTTGGTGCTTCCATCCATGTTGTTCCCTTGTCAAAATTGTCATCAATTGAAAGAAAAGGTCTGGCGCAACGTCTGAGATCTGAGCTTGAACATCTTCGGCAGCTTCAGAAGAGAATTGAGATACAGAGATCGAATGGTGTTACGCTGTCGTCTTCTAGTGATATTCTTAGTTGTAGTAATGGAAACACCATTACCAGACATCATCAAGTGGAAAACTCTAGGAAAAAATTGAAACAATTGGGTAAGAGTAATAAGCCGCGCGGATGGAATCGGGGATCTTCTGGAAAATTTGAGACTCCCTTGAAGACTTGTTTGCCAAGCACTGCGAATTCTTTGTTAATAAAAGATTGTGATTCACTGTTGTCACGGCTAATGAGTCACCAGTATGGTTGGGTTTTCAACACCCCTGTGGATGCGGTGAAGTTGAACCTTCCTGATTATTTCACTATCATTAAGCATCCTATGGATTTGGGAACAATAAAAAGCAAGATTGATGCAGGAGCATACTCAGATCCTTTGGAATTTGCCGGTGATGTGAGGCTTACGTTTTCGAATGCAATGACCTATAATCCACCCGGCAACGATGTCCATATCATGGCTGATACCCTCCGTAAATATTTTGAAATGAGATGGAAGACAATAGAGAAGAAACTGTCCAAAACTGATGCTCTTCCATTGCCTACAAAGCCAACCCCTAGTCAAGATATGAAAACTACTAGAGCAATGCCTTCTTCCAAAAAGAGGAAAATTGTCTCTTTGCCCCCTCAACCTGAAGTTATCACACCTGCTAAGAAGGTTATGTTGGATCAAGAGAAGCACAATCTAGGTCGACATTTGGAGTCTTTGCTTGGGGAAATACCTGTCCATATCATTGATTTCTTGAAACAACATAGTTCAAATGGAAGAGACTGTGGAGAGGATGAGATTGAGATTGATATTGATGTTCTCGGCGATGATACACTATTCACATTACGCAAGCTTTTGGATGACTTTTTGCATGAGAAGCAAAATAACAAAGAAAATGTTGAAGTGTGTGAAATAGAG GTGTTGAATGATTCTGGACCTAGCAATTCCTCATTGCAACCATTTAAAG GCAATGGTATGGCCGATGAAGAAGTGGACATCGGTGGGAATGAGCCTCCTGTTTCAAGCTGTCCTCTTGTGAAGGATGAAAAGGACATTGGTGGAAATGAACCCCCTGTTTCAAGCGATCCTAATGTGAAAGTTGAAAATGAAATTAGTGTAAATGACCCCCCTGTTTCAAGCAATCCTGATATGAAGGTTGAAAAGGACCTTGATGGAAGTGAGCCCCCTGTTTCAAACCATCCTGATGTGAAGGTTGAAAAGGATACAACTTGCAGAGAGAACAAATGTCTGAGTCCAGGCCATTCCGATG ATTCAGACTCTAGTAGTTCTTCTGATAGTGAATCCGATGATGCTAAAGCAAGCCCAGCAAATGGAGCAAAG GTACCAGAAATTATGGGTTCAAAAGCTCTGTTGGAGGATAAGATCAGGGCTGCTGATATTCTTGAAAGAAATC AATCTGTCAGTGGCTTAGATCAAGTTGAGGATAATTCTCAGGACAAACGGAGTCCTTCTGACTCTGATTTCCAGCAAGATG GGGACAGTGGTCCTTCTGAGAGGCAGGTCTCCCCTGATAAACTTTATCGAGTTGCAATATTGAAGAATCGATTTGTTGATACTATCTTGAAAGCTCGAGAAAAGACACTCACACAA GGAGAAAAGGGAGATCCTGAGAAGTTGCGCCTGGAAAGGGAGAAAATGGAGATGGAGCAAAGGAAAG AAAAGGCAAGGCTCCAAGCAGAAGCAATAGCGGCTGAAGATGCTCGAAAGCAGGTGGAAGCGGAAGCTGCTGCTGAAGCCAGACGAAAGGTAGAGCTCGACAGGGAAGCTGCACGACAAGCTTTGACACAG ATGGAGAAGACTGTTGAAATCAATGAGAATTCTCGTTTTCTCGAAGATTTGGAAAGGCTTAGAGCTGTACCTGCAGAGCAATTACCCAGTTCTGTAGACGAGACAAGTCCTGATCGCCCTCAGGATGGCTTGGGCAGTTTCAAGTTTGGTAGTAGTAATCCCTTGGAACAACTAGGGTTATATATGAAAGTTGACGATGAAGAGGAGGAGGGAGAGCCACCGTCAATTCCAAATACTGTAAATGATGTAGAAGAGGGTGAGATTGGTTAG